Proteins encoded together in one Ammospiza caudacuta isolate bAmmCau1 chromosome 27, bAmmCau1.pri, whole genome shotgun sequence window:
- the LOC131568627 gene encoding gasdermin-A3-like translates to MFKKLTKFIVNQMDPCKGLVPVESIADNEHFRPLYLLKKKSKPKTVFHRAPYYQRTGFTLDDVLLPGEDGTSTESLHQESSQFTLTKVSADQADGGLSISFDPTNVELKGGASLSKEFSITPQKKSISHQYLEALRKEREINMDHSFIRQLQRTDIRLYVVTETLEASEEAVYKESTKADGGFKAKFYASLCAQSNREDKQSIVIPKGCTLAFRTIPLHIRDGKWDLDYFPAEAVRSQAYIADGPSAGKLGEVRTEVRYSCRIFPELSPDLLLIILNTIKAVMRDKNLLQELSQKMEEVLEENDGYELRTESPDLKELFSTLQQSQRHHLLQLAEGITYVLDALQELTEDQLLLLLESLERKIVSQQLNLVENLLKHDLDKEKETFLVDASVLFSQEEDQMLTIALVELSGLQLQENGSVIPRDQPFEAIAALFVALYALNFLSGSRSLAQPTEPLGEVL, encoded by the exons ATGTTTAAAAAACTCACCAAATTCATTGTAAATCAAATGGATCCGTGCAAAGGACTGGTTCCTGTTGAAAGCATCGCAGACAATGAGCACTTCAGGCCTCTCtatctactgaaaaaaaaaagcaaaccaaaaacTGTATTTCATCGAGCTCCCTACTACCAGAGAACAGGCTTCACACTGGAtgatgtgctgctgcctggagaagatgGTACAAGCACAG AGTCCCTCCATCAAGAGTCCAGCCAATTCACTCTCACAAAAGTCAGTGCTGACCAAGCTGATGGAGGTCTCAGCATTTCATTTGACCCTACAAATGTGGAGCTGAAAGGAGGTGCCTCCTTGTCCAAAGAGTTTTCCATTACGCCACAGAAGAAGAGCATATCACACCAATACCTGGAGGCATTGAGAAAAGAAAG gGAAATCAACATGGATCACTCCTTCATCCGACAGCTCCAGAGAACAGACATCAGGCTGTACGTGGTCACTGAAACCCTCGAGGCCTCAGAGGAGGCCGTGTACAAGGAATCCACCAAGGCAGACGGGGGCTTCAAGGCCAAATTTTATGCTTCACTCTGTGCACAG AGCAACAGGGAGGACAAACAAAGCATAGTGATACCCAAGGGATGCACTCTGGCCTTCAGGACCATCCCACTGCACATTAGAGATGGAAAATGGG ATCTGGATTACTTCCCAGCAGAAGCTGTGAGAAGCCAAGCTTATATAGCTGATG GTCCCTCAGCAGGAAAATTAGGAGAAGTGAGGACAGAAGTTCGATATTCCTGCCGAATTTTCCCCGAGTTGTCTCCTGACCTGCTGCTCATCATCTTAAACACCATCAAAGCTGTGATGAGAGACAAGAACCTCCTTCAAGAGCTCAGCCAGAAA ATGGAAGAAGTTCTTGAGGAAAATGATGGTTATGAGCTGAGAACTGAGAGCCCAGATTTAAAAGAACTCTTCAGCACCTTGCAGCAATCCCAAAGACATCATCTCCTTCAGCTGGCAGAAGGAATCACCTACGTCCTTGATGCTTTGCAGG AGTTAACAGAggatcagctgctgctgctgctggaatccTTGGAAAGGAAGATTGTGTCCCAACAGCTGAACCTG GTTGAAAATCTCCTGAAACATGACCTGGATAAGGAGAAAGAGACTTTTCTTGTGGATGCCAGCGTGCTCTTCTCACAGGAGGAAGACCAGATGTTAACCATTGCCCTTGTGGAGCTGAGTGGactgcagctccaggaaaatGGATCAGTTATCCCTAGGGATCAACCCTTCGAGGCCATAGCTGCCCTGTTTGTGGCCCTGTATGCCCTTAACTTCCTGAGTGGTTCCAGGTCCCTGGCCCAGCCCACAGAACCCCTCGGTGAGGTCTTGTGA
- the LOC131568746 gene encoding gasdermin-A-like, whose translation MFKKLTKIIVNQMDPCKELDPVKSIADQEHFRPFCLLIKKKKSNRIFHRAPYYQRTGFTLDDVLLPGEDGKSAESLHQDSNQFTLTKVRADEVDGGLSISFDPASVELKGGASLFKGFSVKSKKNGISQQYLEALRRERKINMDHSFIRQLQRTDIRLYVVTEILEASEEAVYEESTKADRGFKAKIYATLHAKGTRENNQAIVIPKGCTLAFRTVPLHIRDGAWGPSAGKLGEVRTEVRYSCRIFPELSPDRLLIILNTIKAVMRDENLLQELSQKMDEVLEENDGYELRTESPDLKELFSTLQQSPRHHLLQLAEGITYVLDALQELTEDQLLLLLESLERKIVSQQLNLVGNLLKHDLEYEMSPFPVNARLLSFQHEEDQMLTIALVELSGVQLLQEKGSAIPRDEPFEAVAALFVALYALILLSGSK comes from the exons ATGTTTAAAAAACTCACCAAAATCATTGTAAATCAAATGGATCCGTGCAAAGAATTGGATCCTGTCAAGAGCATTGCAGACCAGGAGCACTTCAGGCCTTTCTGCctactgattaaaaaaaaaaaatcaaaccgCATATTCCATCGAGCTCCCTACTACCAGAGAACAGGCTTCACACTGGAtgatgtgctgctgcctggagaagatgGTAAAAGCGCAG AGTCCCTCCATCAAGATTCCAACCAATTCACTCTCACAAAAGTCAGAGCTGATGAAGTTGATGGAGGTCtcagcatttcatttgatcctgcAAGTGTAGAGCTGAAAGGAGGTGCCTCCTTGTTCAAAGGGTTCTCTGTCAAGTCAAAGAAGAACGGCATATCACAGCAATACCTGGAGGCACTGAGAAGAGAAAG gAAAATCAACATGGATCACTCCTTCATCCGACAGCTCCAGAGAACAGACATCAGGCTGTACGTGGTCACTGAAATCCTCGAGGCCTCAGAGGAGGCCGTGTACGAGGAATCCACCAAGGCAGACAGGGGCTTCAAGGCTAAAATTTATGCCACACTCCATGCAAAG GGCACCAGAGAGAACAACCAAGCTATAGTGATACCCAAGGGCTGCACGCTGGCCTTCAGGACCGTCCCACTGCACATTAGAGATGGAGCATGGG GTCCCTCAGCAGGAAAATTAGGAGAAGTGAGGACAGAAGTTCGATATTCCTGCCGAATTTTCCCCGAGTTGTCTCCTGACCGGCTGCTCATCATCTTAAACACCATCAAAGCTGTGATGAGAGATGAGAACCTCCTTCAAGAGCTCAGCCAGAAA ATGGACGAAGTTCTTGAGGAAAATGATGGTTATGAGCTGAGAACTGAGAGCCCAGATTTAAAAGAACTCTTCAGCACCTTGCAGCAATCCCCAAGACATCATCTCCTTCAACTGGCAGAAGGAATCACCTACGTCCTTGATGCTTTGCAGG AGTTAACAGAggatcagctgctgctgctgctggaatccTTGGAAAGGAAGATTGTGTCCCAACAGCTGAACCTG GTTGGAAACCTACTGAAACATGACCTGGAATATGAGATGAGCCCTTTCCCTGTGAATGCCAGGCTGCTCTCTTTCCAACACGAGGAGGACCAGATGTTAACCATTGCCCTGGTGGAGCTGAGTGGagtgcagctcctccaggaaaaGGGATCAGCTATCCCTAGGGATGAACCCTTCGAGGCTGTGGCAGCCCTGTTTGTGGCCCTGTATGCCCTCATACTCCTGAGTGGTTCCAAGTAG
- the PSMD3 gene encoding 26S proteasome non-ATPase regulatory subunit 3, with amino-acid sequence MKQDGASRRRGDKAKAPPEGPPPAPPDVEMHEEAAPVAPEAGGERQPQRELDAITLEDIKEHVKQLEKAVSGKEPRYVLRALRALPSTSRRLNPNVLHKAIHGFFTSNCTVRDFLLGFLEESMDTEAELQFRPRTGKAASAPLLPEVEAYLQLLLVIYLMNSKRYPEAQKVSDDLMQKISSQNRRALDLVVAKCYYYHSRIYEFLNKLDVVRSFLHARLRTATLRHDADGQATLLNLLLRNYLHYNLYDQAEKLVSKSVFPEQANNNEWARYLYYTGRIKAIQLEYSEARRTMTNALRKAPQHTAVGFKQTVHKLLIVVELLLGEIPDRLQFRQPSLKRSLMPYFLLTQAVRTGNLAKFNQVLDQFGDKFQADGTYTLIIRLRHNVIKTGVRMISLSYSRISLADIAQKLQLDSPEDAEFIVAKAIRDGVIEASINHEKGYVQSKEMIDIYSTREPQLAFHQRISFCLDIHNMSVKAMRFPPKSYNKDLESAEERREREQQDLEFAKEMAEDDDDGFP; translated from the exons ATGAAGCAGGACGGCGCGTCCCGCCGCCGCGGCGACAAGGCCAAGGCACCCCCGGAGGGACCCCCGCCCGCACCCCCCGACGTCGAGATGCACGAGGAGGCGGCGCCGGTGGCCCCCGAGGCGGGCGGAGAGCGGCAGCCGCAGCGGGAGCTGGACGCGATCACGCTGGAGG ACATCAAGGAGCACGtgaagcagctggagaaggcGGTGTCGGGGAAGGAGCCGCGCTACGTCCTGAGGGCCCTGCGGGCTCTGCCCTCCACCTCGCGCCGCCTCAACCCCAACGTGCTGCACAAGGCCATCCATGGCTTCTTCACCTCCAACTGCACTGTCAGGGACTTCCTGCTGGGCTTCCTGGAGGAG TCCATGGACACAGAAGCTGAGCTGCAATTCCGCCCAAGGACAGGGAAAGCAGCCTCAGCCCCTCTCCTGCCAGAGGTGGAGGCttacctgcagctgctgctcgtCATCTACCTGATGAACAGCAAGAGGTACCCCGAG GCTCAGAAGGTGTCCGATGACCTGATGCAGAAGATCAGCTCCCAGAACCGCCGCGCCCTGGACCTGGTGGTGGCCAAGTGCTACTACTACCACTCCCGCATCTACGAATTCCTCAACAAACTCGACGTGGTCCGGAG CTTCCTGCACGCCCGGCTCCGCACGGCCACGCTGCGCCACGACGCCGACGGCCAGGCCACGCTCCTGAACCTGCTCCTGAGGAATTACCTCCACTACAACCTCTACGACCAGGCTGAAAAACTCGTCTCCAAATCCGTGTTCCCCGAGCAGGCCAACAACAACGAGTGGGCTCGGTACCTGTACTACACAG GGCGGATCAAGGCCATCCAGCTGGAGTACTCGGAGGCGCGGCGCACCATGACCAACGCCCTGCGCAAGGCCCCGCAGCACACGGCCGTGGGCTTCAAGCAGACG GTGCACAAGCTGCTCATCGTGGTGGAGCTGCTCCTCGGGGAGATCCCGGACAGGCTCCAGTTCCGGCAGCCCTCGCTCAAGCGCTCGCTCATGCCCTACTTCCTGCTGACCCAGG CCGTCAGGACAGGAAACCTGGCCAAGTTCAACCAAGTCCTTGACCAGTTTGGGGACAAGTTCCAGGCTGATGGCACCTACACCCTGATCATTCGGCTGAGGCACAACGTCATCAAGACAG GTGTCCGCATGATCAGCCTCTCCTACTcgcgcatctccctggctgaCATCGcccagaagctgcagctggaCAGCCCCGAGGACGCCGAGTTCATCGTTGCCAAG GCCATCCGGGATGGCGTGATCGAGGCCAGCATCAACCACGAGAAGGGCTACGTGCAGTCCAAGGAGATGATCGACATCTACTCCACACGGGAGCCCCAGCTGGCCTTCCACCAGCGCATCTCCTTCTGCCTCGACATCCACAACATGTCCGTGAAG gccaTGAGGTTCCCACCCAAATCGTACAACAAGGACTTGGAATCTGCAGAG GAGCGCCGGGAGCGTgagcagcaggacctggagTTTGCCAAGGAGATGGCAGAGGACGATGACGATGGCTTCCCGTGA
- the CSF3 gene encoding granulocyte colony-stimulating factor: protein MCFLTRGLALLLAVLLWAPWWALHGAPLTELSGDQDFQLFLQRNLEFTRKIRGDVAALQRLVCDTLQLCKEDELLLVRQDLDVAQAPLEQCHKRTFQAETCFSQIRAGLRVYHGSLATIRALLPGHAGLVDTLQLDMANLSSNIQQQMEDLGLATVTYPTENQDPVPTFSSQFHHQVGGFFILANFQRFLETAYRALRHLASL, encoded by the exons ATGTGCTTCCTCACCC gtgggctggcactgctgctggctgtgctgctgtgggcaccgTGGTGGGCGCTGCACGGGGCACCGCTGACCGAGCTCTCAGGGGACCAGGActtccagctcttcctgcagaggAACCTCGAGTTCACCCGCAAGATCCGCGGGGACGTGGCTGCGCTGCAGCGCCTGGTG TGTGACACCCTCCAGCTGTGCAAGGAGGacgagctgctgctggtgcgGCAGGACCTGGACGTTGCGCAGGCGCCGCTGGAGCAGTGTCACAAACGCACCTTCCAGGCC GAGACCTGCTTCAGCCAGATCCGTGCCGGCCTCCGCGTCTACCACGGCTCTCTGGCCACCATCCGTGCCCTGCTGCCCGGGCACGCTGGGCTGGTGGACACCCTGCAGCTGGACATGGCCAACCTGTCCTCCAACAtccagcagcag aTGGAGGACCTGGGCCTGGCCACGGTGACGTACCCCACAGAGAACCAGGACCCCGTGCCCACCTTCTCCTCCCAATTCCACCACCAAGTCGGCGGCTTCTTCATCCTGGCCAACTTCCAGCGGTTCCTGGAGACGGCGTACCGGGCACTGCGGCACCTCGCCAGCCTCTGA
- the LOC131568618 gene encoding gasdermin-A3-like, whose translation MFKKLTKFIANQMDPSKELDPVESIADHEHFRPLCLLIQKRKSKRIFHSAPYYQWTGFTLDDVLLPGKDGKSIESLHQDSNQFTITKTSADQVEGHASAPLGPVNAEVEIGASSLNVFSIKLQKKSIPLQSLEALRKKRQINMNHSLIQQLQRTNINLYMVTEILEASEETIYTASIMADGVFNVLCHITLGAQGTRENKQSIVIPKGCTLAFRTVPLYIRDGKWNLDSFWFAVPLSRRVELGPGLEEVEICCRIFSGLSPDLLLIILNTIKAVMRDKNLLQELSQKMEEVAEQNYGYELKTESPDLKELFSTLQQSPRHHLLQLAEGITYVLDALQELTEDQLLLLLESLERKIVSQQLNLVANLLEHDKVKRKGTFLVDARQLLPHKEDQMLTIALVELSGVQLQEDGSIIPRDKPFEAMAALLVALYALNLLSGLQIHMALPRDPFLKMLEGFVR comes from the exons ATGTTTAAAAAACTCACCAAATTCATCGCAAATCAAATGGATCCGAGCAAAGAATTGGACCCTGTCGAGAGCATTGCAGACCATGAGCACTTCAGGCCTCTCTGTCTACtgatacaaaagagaaaatcaaaaCGCATATTCCACTCAGCTCCCTACTATCAGTGGACAGGGTTCACACTGGAtgatgtgctgctgcctggaaaagaTGGTAAAAGCATAG AGTCCCTCCATCAAGATTCCAACCAATTTACTATCACAAAAACCAGTGCTGACCAGGTTGAGGGGCATGCCAGTGCTCCTTTGGGCCCTGTAAATGCAGAAGTGGAAATAGGTGCCTCCTCCTTGAATGTCTTTTCCATTAAGCTACAAAAGAAGAGCATCCCACTGCAATCACTGGAGgcactgagaaaaaaaag ACAAATCAACATGAATCATTCCCTCATCCAACAACTCCAGAGAACAAACATCAATCTGTACATGGTCACGGAAATCCTCGAAGCCTCAGAGGAGACTATCTACACAGCATCCATCATGGCAGATGGGGTCTTTAATGTCCTCTGTCACATCACACTTGGTGCACAG GGCACCAGAGAGAACAAACAAAGCATAGTCATACCCAAGGGCTGCACGCTGGCCTTCAGGACCGTCCCGCTATACATTAGAGATGGAAAATGGA ATTTGGATTCATTCTGGTTTGCAGTTCCCCTGTCACGGAGAGTAGAATTAGGACCAGGGCTGGAAGAAGTTGAAATCTGCTGTCGAATCTTCTCTGGGTTGTCTCCTGACCTGCTGCTCATCATCTTAAACACCATCAAAGCTGTGATGAGAGACAAGAACCTCCTTCAAGAGCTCAGCCAGAAA ATGGAAGAAGTTGCTGAGCAAAATTATGGTTATGAGCTGAAAACTGAAAGCCCAGATTTAAAAGAACTCTTCAGCACCTTACAGCAATCCCCAAGACATCATCTCCTTCAGCTGGCAGAAGGAATCACCTACGTCCTTGATGCTTTGCAGG AGTTAACAGAggatcagctgctgctgctgctggaatccTTGGAAAGGAAGATTGTGTCCCAACAGCTGAACCTG GTTGCAAATCTCCTGGAACATGACAAGGTGAAGAGGAAGGGGACTTTTCTTGTGGATGCCAGGCAGCTCTTGCCACACAAGGAGGACCAGATGTTAACCATTGCCCTTGTGGAGCTGAGTGGAGTGCAGCTCCAGGAAGATGGATCAATTATCCCTAGGGATAAACCCTTTGAGGCCATGGCTGCCCTGTTAGTGGCCCTGTACGCCCTCAACCTCCTGAGTGGCTTGCAGATACACatggccctgcccagggatCCCTTCCTCAAGATGTTGGAAGGCTTTGTGCGGTAA